The region ATGAGTCTTCCCGTGTACGTAGTATCGTCGTCATCATTTGGCTCTTTTGGCAACCACCGTGGATGGTTGTAACCCCTCGCAGATCAAATTGCACAAATGGTTTGATCGGTTCATCACAGTCACTCCTGGTGAAGGTTTTGAACCTCAAATTGTCTCGAAGCGAAATGAGGATCGTTGACTCTCGGGAAACGTAAGCGACCCGGCAATTTCCATGTCTGCGGGCAAGTCATCACCTATGCGAACAGCATTGATCTGCAATGATACCCGCGGCGGAATTCAGCCTTATCTGGCCCTAGCCATCGAGCTGAAGAGTCGCGGCGATGACGTGAGATTCATCGCACCCGAGGGATATACGCGTCTGGCGGAAGAAGTGCTGCAACCGCACGGCATTTCCTTTTGCGGGCTCCCGGGGGATGTCGAGGCGGTGCTGCGAAAGCCAGAAGTCGCGCAGCAGATGGAGAAGGGGTTCTGGGCCACTCATCGATTAATGATTCAATATGCGACAAGTGCGATGTGTGATTCGATGCGAACAGGCCTGGCAGCTGCTGAGCACTCGGACCGATTGATTGGCGGTTTTGGTGGCATGCTAGTGGGTGAATCGATTGCCGAAAAGCTGAAGATTCCCTTCATTCAGGCTCACTTGCAACCACTGACAACGACCGGAGAGTATCCGGGATTACTGGCTCCGACCTGGTTGCCGCGATCAATCAAACCACTCAATCGATGGACTCATTCCGCATCGCGACAGATCTTCTGGCAGGCGATGCGACCTGCTCTGAATACCGCCCGAAAAACCATTCTCGATCTGGCGCCGATTCGCTTCTGGGGAAATGTGGGAAGACAGAGATCCCCGGGAGAACTCTTGCTATACGGATATTCGGCAGCACTTCTGCCACAACCGGTCGATTGGCCACGAGGCGCCCATGTCACTGGCTATTGGTTTCTCGATCGGCCGGCGGATTGGCAGCCACTGGAGGAACTGGTGCGTTTTCTTGAAGCCGGGCCACCACCTGTGGCGATTGGCTTTGGAAGTATGTCGAGTCGTGATGCTGGAGTGATGACCAAACTGGTGCTGGAAGCCGTGCAATTGGCTGGGCAGCGTGTTGTCCTGCTTTCAGGCTGGGGCGGCCTGCCTGAGACTTCACTATCGGAATGGGCCTATGCACTCGATTCCTGCCCTCACGACTGGCTGTTCCCCCAGTGCTCGCTCGCTGTCCATCATGGTGGCGCTGGTACGACAGGGGCAGCCCTGCGTGCCGGTCTTCCATCGATCGTGATCCCGTACGGCGCGGATCAGTACTTTTGGGCCGCGCGTCTCCAGGAGAAGCAGCTTGGCATCTCTCTTGGTTCGCGAACAACTGTAACCAGCCATCAACTGGCGCAGGCCATTCAATTGCTGCTGGACAACCCCGAATACCAGCTTCGATCGCAGGCCTGCGCGCAGTTCATCGAGCAAGAGAACGGCGTCCAGCGCGCCGCCGACCTGCTGATGAACAGCCGGTGAGGCGAATTCCTTATTCCCAAATACTGGCATTTTTTGGAATAAGGAGCCTCTCACAAGCTCGTTATATCGGTCGATCGACATAACGGGCCTGCCACCAGCTTCTCATTCGAGTTTGCAGAAACCGCCGGACATATGAGAACATCGATGTGTTCGCTATCTTCTAATCGACCATTCATTTGCAATATTCTCATCGACTGGCGAAGACATTTTTCGGCTCGCCGGGCTCTGTCTTGATGACCATTAGGAATGATTGACGACCATGAAATGTTCGGTCTTCATTGCCACCAGTCTGGATGGCTACATTGCCCGGGAGGATGGCCGGATCGATTGGCTGGAAGAGGCGCACAGGTCGGCACCGCCGGGAGATGACTTTGGCTATCAGGAGTTCTTCGATACGGTTGATGTGCTCATTCTGGGAAGGAAGACATTCGAGACGGTCTGGGGATTCCCGGAGTGGCCTTATGGTGAAAAGCGAGTCGTGGTTCTCAGCCAGACGCTGCACCAGCTTCCTGCGGATTGTCCACCCTCCGTCCGAATAGCTTCACAAGCACCCGCGGAGATTGTGAAGTCGCTGGAACGTGAATCATTCCGGCGGGCTTATGTGGATGGCGGTTCGACAATCCAGAGTTTCCTGGCAGCAGGTCTCGTCAGCGACCTGACGATCACCTCGATTCCCATCCTCCTGGGAAGCGGCATTCGCCTCTTCGGCCCGCTGCCCGAGGATCTGCCTCTGATCCATGAATCGACCCGGGCCTACCCTAATGGTTTTGTGCAGACGACGTATCGGGTAGGGTAGAAGCAAGTCGTTTGGTTAAATGAGTCGCTACTATGCCTATATAAGCCGCTCAATCCCCCAGAAACTGCGTGTAGAGTGTTCGGGCGAGGGTGGGGTCTTCGGTGCCTTCGATATAGGCGCGGCGATCTCTGAAGATGGTAAGTTCGCAGTTGTGGCCGGTGGGTTTGAAGCGGAGTAAATAGGGGTTTGGTCGCACATCGCCCAGGGGAGCCAGTTGATTGGCCAGCAGATTGAGATCGAGCGGGCGGGGATGGGCAGGGCTGATTTGTACGGCATTGCGGCCGCAAAGCACTGTTGTTTGTGACGTCTGCTGGCCACTGAGCCACAATCGCTCGCCTTGCTGGCAGGCCCGGCAATCGTTCGTTTCGCGTAAACCTGAAAGGTCCATCGAGCGGATCTGACCACTCCAGGCATCGATCAGCTTCAATTGTGAGCCGAGCACTTCTCTCTCGCCCAGAAGGATCTGTATTGCCATCATGGCCTGGAGGGAAGCGACGAGATGGACAGCTGGCCCTGCGACACCGACGGCATCGCATGTGGCGGGGGTGGTGGCTGACGAGGACGTTTGCCCGGAAGCGTCGTCATCGACCGGGTTGACGAGGCAGCGAAAGCAGGGTGTGTGAGT is a window of Planctopirus limnophila DSM 3776 DNA encoding:
- a CDS encoding ThiF family adenylyltransferase, producing MPNLSRYHRQMLLPQFGTTGQERLSRAVVAILGMGALGSCAAELLARAGVGTLRLIDRDFVDLTNLQRQSLYDETDARERIPKAIAAARRLGEINHEITLEPIVADIRPENILELLAGVDLVVDGADNFELRLLLNDAALERNLPWVHGGCVGTSGQAMAFHPTHTPCFRCLVNPVDDDASGQTSSSATTPATCDAVGVAGPAVHLVASLQAMMAIQILLGEREVLGSQLKLIDAWSGQIRSMDLSGLRETNDCRACQQGERLWLSGQQTSQTTVLCGRNAVQISPAHPRPLDLNLLANQLAPLGDVRPNPYLLRFKPTGHNCELTIFRDRRAYIEGTEDPTLARTLYTQFLGD
- a CDS encoding dihydrofolate reductase family protein — protein: MKCSVFIATSLDGYIAREDGRIDWLEEAHRSAPPGDDFGYQEFFDTVDVLILGRKTFETVWGFPEWPYGEKRVVVLSQTLHQLPADCPPSVRIASQAPAEIVKSLERESFRRAYVDGGSTIQSFLAAGLVSDLTITSIPILLGSGIRLFGPLPEDLPLIHESTRAYPNGFVQTTYRVG
- a CDS encoding glycosyltransferase is translated as MRTALICNDTRGGIQPYLALAIELKSRGDDVRFIAPEGYTRLAEEVLQPHGISFCGLPGDVEAVLRKPEVAQQMEKGFWATHRLMIQYATSAMCDSMRTGLAAAEHSDRLIGGFGGMLVGESIAEKLKIPFIQAHLQPLTTTGEYPGLLAPTWLPRSIKPLNRWTHSASRQIFWQAMRPALNTARKTILDLAPIRFWGNVGRQRSPGELLLYGYSAALLPQPVDWPRGAHVTGYWFLDRPADWQPLEELVRFLEAGPPPVAIGFGSMSSRDAGVMTKLVLEAVQLAGQRVVLLSGWGGLPETSLSEWAYALDSCPHDWLFPQCSLAVHHGGAGTTGAALRAGLPSIVIPYGADQYFWAARLQEKQLGISLGSRTTVTSHQLAQAIQLLLDNPEYQLRSQACAQFIEQENGVQRAADLLMNSR